In Vicinamibacteria bacterium, the following proteins share a genomic window:
- a CDS encoding trypsin-like peptidase domain-containing protein — MLLLLALTLAGVSEQSLQERILAARDLVSPALVNVQPITDVFSSGERRSSTGVGSGFILDERGHVITNYHVAGKAKRLIITLSTRERVPGVLVGEDPLTDIALLRLELRPGQKIPASVELGDSDTLEVGEQVIALGSPLALQRSLS; from the coding sequence ATGTTGTTGCTTCTTGCCCTCACTTTGGCGGGGGTCAGCGAGCAGTCGCTCCAGGAACGGATACTCGCCGCGCGAGACCTCGTTTCGCCCGCTCTCGTCAACGTCCAGCCCATCACCGACGTTTTCTCCTCGGGCGAGCGCCGCAGCTCGACCGGCGTGGGAAGCGGTTTCATCCTCGACGAACGAGGACATGTCATCACCAACTACCACGTGGCGGGAAAGGCGAAACGGCTGATCATCACCCTGTCCACCAGGGAGCGAGTTCCTGGCGTTCTCGTCGGAGAAGACCCCCTCACCGACATCGCGCTCCTGCGCCTCGAGCTCCGGCCGGGGCAGAAGATTCCCGCCAGCGTGGAGCTGGGCGATTCGGACACACTCGAAGTGGGCGAGCAAGTGATCGCCCTGGGAAGCCCTCTCGCCCTCCAACGCTCACTCTC